Proteins co-encoded in one Planctomycetota bacterium genomic window:
- the ileS gene encoding isoleucine--tRNA ligase, giving the protein MGSTPYKDTLNLPRTDFPMAANLTQMEPRIRERWERENLYAKIQAARRGRPKWILHDGPPYANGHVHVGTGQNKVLKDIVVKFRTMQGYHSPFVPGWDCHGLPIEHRVVKDLGPKAASLPKSEIRRLCLEFARTYIDVQRREFKSLGVLGDWERPYLTIDPQYELSILEVFELLWKKGHVARRRRPIHWCLQDRTALAEAELEYKNLPSPSIYLAFEMTSRPGTDLLVWTTTPWTLPADVAVAVHPDLEYAIVRFRDRLAVAAPQRLEELRKRIPLGETVGSVRGRDLEGQKYRHPLYGHECPVVLADYVTVSDGTGLVHTAPGHGAEDYETGLKYNLPILSPVDESGIFTAEAPGYTGQHVFQANARIVEDLRRSGVLLHHEEFTHDYPCCWRCKQPVIFRATEQWFVLIDHNDGRRAALEAVRRTRWVPSWGETRISGMLQDRPDWCVSRQRSWGVPIPAFYCARCRALLFNDVTFDAAKKLVARGGADAWFTTAPRDILPPGTRCACGSEDFVKEEDIFDVWFESAASHRAVSMKHPELHFPAELYLEGTDQHRGWFQVSLLASLLSNGQAPFREVVTHGFLVDARTGDKLSKSGFLIPVEEVVSKIGAELLRLWIASIDFTDDLPMSWEILRERAEPYKKIRNTFRYLLASLYDFDPGRDRVADLLPVDRWALGELSALVRRVTQHFERYEFFRAYHELFQFCAVTLSALYFDILKDRLYTSGRTSRERRSAQTALYQILDALTRMFAPILSHTMEEVWGYMPGRVEESVHLARWPEPGPWEPDPEWERVWAVRAEVYRELERLRRAGAIGKSLEARVTLHAADLALARTLRAVDLQEVLIVSEAIVADAPAGREAEELKGLFIHAERSPHPKCERCWNLRADVGRDARHPTLCGRCVAVIAGS; this is encoded by the coding sequence ATGGGCTCCACTCCGTACAAGGACACGCTCAACCTCCCGCGGACCGATTTTCCCATGGCCGCCAACCTCACGCAGATGGAGCCTCGGATCCGGGAGCGATGGGAACGCGAAAACCTGTACGCGAAAATCCAGGCCGCCCGCCGCGGCCGCCCGAAATGGATCCTCCACGACGGCCCCCCTTACGCCAACGGGCACGTGCACGTGGGCACGGGACAGAACAAGGTCCTCAAGGACATCGTGGTCAAGTTCCGGACCATGCAGGGCTACCATTCCCCCTTCGTCCCCGGATGGGACTGCCACGGCCTGCCCATCGAGCATCGCGTCGTCAAGGACCTGGGCCCCAAGGCCGCCTCCCTTCCCAAGTCCGAAATCCGCCGCCTTTGCCTCGAATTCGCCCGCACCTACATCGACGTCCAGCGGCGCGAATTCAAGTCCCTCGGCGTCCTGGGGGACTGGGAACGTCCCTACCTCACGATCGACCCTCAGTACGAGCTCTCGATCCTCGAGGTTTTCGAGCTTCTCTGGAAGAAAGGCCACGTGGCCCGGAGGCGCCGGCCGATCCACTGGTGCCTCCAGGACCGCACCGCGCTGGCCGAGGCCGAACTCGAATACAAAAACCTCCCTTCTCCCTCGATCTACCTGGCCTTCGAGATGACCTCCCGCCCGGGAACGGATCTCCTCGTCTGGACCACCACGCCCTGGACCCTCCCGGCCGACGTCGCCGTGGCGGTCCACCCCGACCTCGAATACGCGATCGTCCGATTCCGCGACCGCCTCGCCGTGGCCGCCCCCCAGCGGCTCGAAGAGCTGCGCAAGCGAATCCCGCTCGGGGAAACGGTCGGGTCCGTGCGCGGCCGGGACCTCGAAGGGCAAAAGTACCGGCACCCTCTCTACGGGCACGAATGCCCCGTCGTCCTGGCCGACTACGTCACCGTCTCCGACGGAACCGGCCTCGTCCATACGGCCCCCGGCCACGGCGCGGAAGACTACGAGACGGGCCTCAAATACAACCTCCCGATCCTCTCCCCCGTGGACGAGTCGGGCATCTTCACGGCCGAAGCGCCCGGGTACACCGGACAGCACGTCTTCCAGGCCAACGCGCGGATCGTGGAGGACCTGCGCCGGAGCGGCGTCCTCCTCCATCACGAAGAATTCACCCACGACTATCCCTGCTGCTGGCGCTGCAAGCAGCCCGTCATCTTCCGCGCCACCGAGCAGTGGTTCGTCCTCATCGATCACAACGACGGCCGCCGGGCGGCGCTCGAAGCGGTGCGACGCACCCGCTGGGTCCCCTCCTGGGGGGAAACCCGCATCTCCGGCATGCTCCAGGACCGGCCCGACTGGTGCGTGTCCCGGCAGCGCTCCTGGGGCGTGCCGATCCCCGCCTTCTACTGCGCCCGCTGCCGCGCGCTTCTCTTCAACGACGTCACCTTCGACGCCGCCAAGAAGCTCGTGGCCCGCGGCGGCGCCGACGCGTGGTTCACCACCGCCCCCCGCGACATCCTTCCCCCGGGAACCCGCTGCGCCTGCGGATCGGAGGATTTCGTCAAGGAGGAGGACATCTTCGACGTGTGGTTCGAGTCGGCGGCCAGCCACCGCGCCGTCTCGATGAAACACCCGGAACTTCACTTCCCGGCGGAGCTCTACCTCGAGGGCACCGACCAGCACCGCGGGTGGTTCCAGGTCTCGCTCCTGGCCAGCCTCCTCTCCAACGGCCAGGCCCCCTTCCGGGAGGTCGTCACCCACGGATTTCTCGTGGACGCCCGGACCGGCGACAAGCTTTCGAAATCCGGCTTCCTCATCCCCGTCGAGGAGGTGGTGTCCAAGATCGGCGCGGAACTTCTGCGGCTCTGGATCGCCTCGATCGATTTCACCGACGACCTTCCCATGTCCTGGGAAATCCTTCGGGAGCGCGCCGAACCGTACAAGAAGATCCGCAACACCTTCCGCTATCTGCTGGCGAGCCTCTACGACTTCGACCCCGGCCGCGACCGCGTCGCGGACCTCCTGCCCGTGGACCGCTGGGCGCTCGGAGAGCTTTCCGCGCTCGTCCGCCGCGTCACCCAGCACTTCGAGCGCTACGAGTTCTTCCGCGCCTACCACGAGCTCTTTCAGTTCTGCGCCGTCACCCTGAGCGCGCTCTACTTCGACATCCTCAAGGACCGGCTGTACACCTCCGGCCGGACCTCGCGCGAGCGCCGCTCGGCCCAGACGGCGCTCTACCAGATCCTCGACGCGTTGACGCGGATGTTCGCCCCGATCCTGTCCCATACGATGGAGGAGGTGTGGGGCTATATGCCCGGCCGCGTCGAAGAGAGCGTCCACCTGGCGCGGTGGCCCGAGCCGGGGCCCTGGGAGCCCGATCCCGAATGGGAGCGCGTGTGGGCGGTCCGCGCGGAAGTCTACCGGGAGCTGGAGCGGCTCCGCCGCGCCGGCGCGATCGGCAAATCGCTGGAGGCCCGCGTGACGCTCCACGCGGCCGACCTCGCGCTGGCGCGGACGTTGCGGGCGGTGGATCTTCAGGAGGTCCTGATCGTCTCGGAGGCGATCGTCGCCGACGCCCCCGCGGGCCGCGAGGCGGAGGAACTCAAGGGCCTCTTCATCCACGCGGAGCGCTCGCCCCACCCCAAGTGTGAACGCTGCTGGAACCTCCGGGCGGACGTGGGGCGGGACGCGCGCCATCCCACGCTGTGCGGCCGCTGCGTGGCGGTGATCGCGGGAAGCTGA
- a CDS encoding radical SAM protein has product MGAVPPKVYALADSVVYGPMASRRLGRSLGVNILPFGVKVCSFNCNYCQCGWTTDLVDAASLARYRFPSAREVGEALRRRLPELRASGVRVDCMTIAGNGEPTLHPDFLDVVRALLAARDECWPGLRTDILSNAAHLDRPDVVEGLNLLDERYMKLDAGTEEQFLNMNAPVIEAGIWDVVRHLPRLRDFVVQAMFTHGRRDNTDTRSVVAWIQLLGRLKPKAVHVYSVDRVPADPKIRPVERELLEEIARALTAQTGIPAEVF; this is encoded by the coding sequence ATGGGCGCGGTCCCTCCCAAGGTGTACGCCCTGGCCGATTCCGTGGTGTACGGCCCGATGGCGTCGCGCCGCCTGGGCCGGTCTCTGGGGGTCAACATCCTTCCCTTCGGCGTCAAGGTATGCTCGTTCAACTGCAACTACTGTCAATGCGGGTGGACGACGGATCTGGTGGACGCGGCGTCGCTCGCCCGGTATCGGTTCCCGAGCGCCCGCGAGGTGGGAGAAGCCCTGCGCCGCCGGCTGCCGGAGCTGAGGGCGTCCGGCGTGCGGGTGGACTGCATGACGATCGCCGGCAACGGAGAGCCGACGCTTCATCCGGACTTTCTCGACGTCGTCCGCGCCCTTCTGGCCGCGCGGGACGAATGCTGGCCCGGGCTCCGCACGGACATCCTTTCCAACGCGGCGCACCTGGACCGGCCGGACGTGGTCGAGGGGCTCAATCTTCTGGATGAGCGGTACATGAAGCTCGACGCGGGGACGGAGGAGCAGTTCCTGAACATGAACGCCCCGGTGATCGAGGCGGGGATCTGGGACGTGGTCCGGCATCTTCCGAGGCTGCGGGATTTCGTGGTGCAGGCGATGTTCACGCACGGCCGGCGGGACAACACGGACACGCGTTCGGTGGTGGCGTGGATCCAGCTTCTGGGGCGCCTGAAGCCCAAGGCGGTTCATGTGTACAGCGTGGATCGCGTCCCGGCGGACCCGAAGATCCGCCCCGTGGAGCGCGAGCTTCTGGAGGAGATCGCGCGGGCGCTGACGGCACAAACGGGGATCCCCGCGGAAGTGTTCTGA
- a CDS encoding 2-oxoacid:acceptor oxidoreductase subunit alpha, with translation MTPPTAADVSAPPRRQVLEKVTIRFAGDSGDGMQLIGGHFTNTTAVLGNDLATFPDFPAEIRAPAGSLPGVSGFQIQFAASDIHTPGDRPDVLVAFNPAALKVNLPDMAPNSVIIVNTDAFTEVELKKAGYKTNPLEDGSLSKYQVFKVPITDLTIKALNSIKFAEKDHQKKERNKNFFALGMLYWLYNRPLETTFKAIERELAKKAEGAQLVAAAQTALKAGHAYAEATELFRSQYVVPPARYQPGTYRNINGNTALAIGLVTASRLAGIPLFYGSYPITPASSVLEELSRHKNFGVRTFQAEDEIAAVTAAIGASYAGALGVTGTSGPGVALKSEAINLAVMVELPLIICDIQRGGPSTGLPTKTEQADLLQALFGRNSESPVAVVAPATPAECFDLAIFAARIAIKYMCPVFVLSDGYLANGAEPWRIPDPEQLPRIEVRFRKDPDGFAPYLRDEVTLAREWAIPGTPGLEHRIGGIEKSHIWGNVNYDPENHDFMCRVRAAKIQRIVQDVPDVKVHGPEDATTLVIGWGSTYGAIRAAVEECQQRGLKVARAHLRHLNPFPANLGKVLSRFRKILVPEMNLGQLLFLLRAKFLVDAKGINKVQGKPFRVAELIEVIEKECR, from the coding sequence ATGACGCCCCCCACTGCTGCGGACGTATCGGCCCCGCCCCGGCGGCAGGTCCTCGAAAAGGTCACCATTCGCTTCGCCGGCGACTCCGGCGACGGCATGCAGCTCATCGGCGGCCACTTCACCAACACGACGGCCGTTCTGGGCAACGACCTGGCGACCTTCCCGGACTTCCCGGCCGAGATTCGGGCCCCGGCGGGATCGCTCCCGGGCGTTTCCGGCTTCCAGATCCAGTTCGCCGCCAGCGACATTCATACCCCGGGAGACCGGCCGGACGTCCTGGTGGCGTTCAACCCCGCCGCCCTCAAGGTGAACCTCCCCGACATGGCCCCCAATTCGGTCATCATCGTCAATACCGACGCCTTCACGGAGGTCGAGCTCAAGAAGGCGGGCTACAAGACCAATCCTCTCGAGGACGGATCGCTCTCCAAATACCAGGTCTTCAAGGTTCCCATCACGGATCTCACGATCAAGGCGCTCAACTCCATCAAGTTCGCCGAGAAGGATCACCAGAAGAAGGAGCGCAACAAGAACTTCTTCGCGCTCGGGATGCTGTACTGGCTTTATAACCGCCCTCTCGAGACGACCTTCAAGGCCATCGAGCGCGAGCTGGCCAAGAAGGCGGAAGGGGCGCAGCTCGTCGCCGCCGCGCAGACGGCGCTGAAGGCCGGGCACGCCTACGCGGAGGCCACGGAGCTCTTCCGTTCCCAGTACGTCGTCCCTCCGGCCCGCTACCAGCCCGGCACGTACCGCAACATCAACGGCAATACCGCTCTGGCGATCGGACTGGTGACGGCGTCGCGGCTGGCGGGGATTCCCCTCTTCTACGGGAGCTATCCGATCACGCCGGCCAGCTCGGTCCTCGAGGAGCTGTCGCGCCACAAGAATTTCGGGGTGCGGACGTTCCAGGCGGAGGACGAGATCGCGGCGGTGACCGCGGCGATCGGGGCCTCCTACGCCGGAGCCCTCGGCGTGACCGGCACCAGCGGCCCCGGGGTGGCCCTCAAGAGCGAGGCGATCAACCTGGCCGTGATGGTGGAGCTTCCGCTGATCATCTGCGACATTCAGCGCGGCGGGCCGTCCACGGGATTGCCGACGAAAACCGAGCAGGCGGATCTCCTGCAGGCTCTCTTCGGGCGGAACTCGGAATCGCCCGTGGCGGTCGTGGCCCCGGCGACGCCCGCGGAATGCTTCGACCTGGCGATCTTCGCCGCCCGCATCGCCATCAAGTACATGTGCCCCGTGTTCGTGCTCTCGGACGGCTACCTCGCCAACGGCGCCGAGCCCTGGAGGATCCCCGATCCCGAGCAGCTCCCCAGGATCGAGGTCCGCTTCCGGAAGGACCCCGACGGCTTCGCCCCGTACCTCCGGGACGAGGTGACGCTCGCCCGCGAGTGGGCCATTCCGGGCACCCCCGGCCTGGAGCATCGGATCGGCGGCATCGAGAAGAGTCACATCTGGGGCAACGTCAATTACGATCCCGAAAACCACGATTTCATGTGCCGGGTGCGCGCGGCGAAAATCCAGCGCATCGTCCAGGATGTTCCCGACGTGAAGGTCCACGGACCCGAGGACGCGACCACGCTTGTCATCGGCTGGGGGTCCACGTACGGGGCCATCCGCGCGGCGGTGGAGGAGTGCCAGCAGCGGGGGCTCAAGGTGGCGCGCGCCCACCTGAGGCACCTGAATCCGTTCCCGGCCAATCTGGGCAAGGTGCTTTCCCGCTTCCGCAAGATTCTGGTGCCCGAGATGAACCTCGGCCAGCTTCTGTTCCTCCTGCGCGCGAAGTTCCTGGTGGACGCCAAGGGCATCAACAAGGTGCAGGGAAAGCCCTTCCGCGTCGCCGAGCTGATCGAGGTGATCGAAAAGGAATGCCGATAG
- a CDS encoding 2-oxoacid:ferredoxin oxidoreductase subunit beta — translation MVAPTQPQTAPQAPKYTKKDFQTDQEVRWCPGCGDYAILNAAQQVFAQLGLPRHNLVMVSGIGCSSRFPYYVNTYGFHTIHGRAPAVATGIKLANPNLQVWVITGDGDGLSIGGNHLIHALRRNVDLKILLFNNRIYGLTKGQYSPTSELGKLNKSAPYGTVDQPINPISLALAAEATFVARSVDVYAKHLMEMIRRMAEHRGSAFLEIYQNCNVFNDRAFEKFTERDVRDDWNVVLEHGKPLIFGKNRDRGIRLNGLKLEVVKLGENGVTEKDLIVHDEHNPPLAYLLSRMNFPQFPEPVGVFRSDRLPTLEERVENQIAEVKKKQGEGDLRKLLFSGDLWEVK, via the coding sequence ATGGTCGCCCCCACGCAGCCCCAGACCGCGCCCCAGGCGCCCAAGTACACCAAGAAGGACTTCCAGACCGATCAGGAGGTGCGCTGGTGTCCCGGGTGCGGGGACTACGCCATTCTCAACGCCGCCCAGCAGGTCTTCGCCCAGCTGGGACTGCCCCGCCACAACCTGGTGATGGTTTCGGGGATCGGCTGCTCCAGCCGCTTCCCGTACTACGTGAACACCTACGGATTCCATACCATCCACGGGCGCGCCCCCGCCGTGGCCACGGGCATCAAGCTGGCCAACCCCAACCTCCAGGTCTGGGTGATCACCGGCGACGGGGACGGCCTTTCGATCGGCGGCAACCACCTCATCCACGCCCTGCGCCGCAACGTCGACCTCAAGATCCTGCTCTTCAACAACCGCATCTACGGGTTGACCAAGGGGCAGTACTCCCCCACGAGCGAGCTGGGCAAGCTCAATAAGTCCGCCCCCTACGGGACCGTGGATCAGCCGATCAATCCGATCTCGCTCGCCCTGGCCGCCGAGGCCACCTTCGTCGCGCGCTCGGTGGACGTGTACGCCAAGCACCTGATGGAAATGATCCGGCGGATGGCCGAGCACAGGGGATCGGCCTTCCTGGAGATCTACCAGAATTGCAATGTCTTCAACGACCGCGCCTTCGAGAAGTTCACCGAGAGGGACGTCCGGGACGACTGGAACGTGGTCCTGGAGCACGGCAAACCCCTTATTTTCGGAAAGAACCGCGACCGGGGGATCCGCCTCAACGGTTTGAAGCTGGAGGTCGTCAAGCTCGGCGAGAACGGAGTCACCGAAAAGGACCTCATCGTCCACGACGAGCACAATCCGCCGCTGGCGTACCTTTTGTCCCGCATGAACTTCCCGCAGTTCCCGGAGCCCGTCGGCGTCTTCCGCAGCGACCGCCTGCCGACGCTCGAGGAGCGCGTCGAGAACCAGATCGCGGAGGTGAAGAAGAAGCAGGGCGAAGGGGACCTGCGGAAGCTGCTTTTCTCCGGCGACCTGTGGGAAGTGAAGTAG
- the folE gene encoding GTP cyclohydrolase I FolE, which translates to MSDKAALVRPELREHVAEILRLLGEDPSREGLVRTPLRVEKALRYLTRGYGQDPTETLRGAVFEASDYDEMVIVKDIDVFSLCEHHLLPFFGKCHVAYLPERKIVGLSKIPRVVEVYARRLQIQERLTTEIARVIEDALQPKGVGVVIEAFHLCVMMRGVEKQNAHMITSSMRGRFRTDPKTREEFLDLIRRSKPL; encoded by the coding sequence ATGTCCGACAAGGCCGCCTTGGTCCGCCCCGAGCTCCGGGAACACGTGGCGGAGATCCTCCGCCTGCTCGGAGAGGATCCTTCCCGCGAGGGACTGGTTCGGACTCCGCTCCGGGTGGAAAAAGCGCTGCGCTACCTCACCCGCGGGTACGGCCAGGATCCCACCGAGACGCTCCGCGGAGCGGTCTTCGAGGCCAGCGACTACGACGAGATGGTGATCGTCAAGGACATCGACGTCTTCTCGCTGTGCGAACACCATCTGCTGCCTTTCTTCGGGAAGTGCCACGTGGCGTACCTGCCGGAGCGCAAGATCGTGGGACTTTCGAAGATCCCCCGCGTCGTGGAGGTCTACGCCCGTCGGCTTCAGATTCAGGAGCGCCTCACCACGGAGATCGCCCGCGTCATCGAGGACGCCCTGCAGCCCAAGGGGGTCGGCGTCGTCATCGAAGCGTTCCACCTGTGCGTGATGATGCGCGGCGTGGAAAAGCAGAACGCCCACATGATCACCAGCTCCATGCGCGGCCGCTTCCGCACGGACCCCAAGACCCGCGAGGAATTTCTGGATCTGATCCGTCGGTCCAAACCGCTATAA
- a CDS encoding peroxiredoxin, with the protein MATLVGKKAPAFKTQAFVRGEIKEISLDDAKGKWTVLFFYPLDFTFVUPTEIMAFSDRLSEFQQRGAEVIAVSTDSVYSHKAWAEVPRTKGGIQGVQIPIAADLTKMISRDYGVLDEAKGIALRGTFIINPEGTVVSETVNFFPVGRNVDECLRTIDAFQEAAKGVVCPVGWTKGKEAINPKEASKYFEKLKT; encoded by the coding sequence ATGGCGACGCTCGTCGGCAAGAAGGCCCCGGCCTTCAAGACCCAGGCGTTCGTGCGCGGCGAGATCAAGGAGATCTCGCTCGACGATGCCAAGGGAAAGTGGACGGTCCTGTTCTTCTACCCGCTGGACTTCACCTTCGTCTGACCCACGGAAATCATGGCGTTCTCCGACAGGTTGTCGGAATTCCAGCAGCGCGGCGCCGAAGTGATCGCCGTGTCCACCGATTCCGTGTACTCCCACAAGGCGTGGGCCGAGGTGCCCCGCACCAAGGGCGGCATCCAGGGCGTTCAGATCCCCATCGCCGCGGATCTCACCAAGATGATTTCGCGGGACTACGGAGTTCTCGACGAGGCCAAGGGCATCGCCCTCCGGGGGACGTTCATCATCAACCCCGAGGGGACCGTGGTTTCCGAGACCGTCAACTTCTTCCCCGTGGGACGCAACGTGGACGAGTGCCTGCGCACCATCGACGCGTTCCAGGAGGCCGCCAAGGGCGTCGTCTGCCCGGTGGGCTGGACCAAAGGGAAGGAGGCCATCAACCCGAAGGAAGCCTCCAAGTACTTCGAAAAGCTCAAGACGTAG
- a CDS encoding PHP domain-containing protein: MKIDLHTHTTRSDGNTPPRELVRLAREAGIGVLAVTDHDTAEAIEECLDEGARRGVRVLPGIELSSRFEGKDVHVLGYGFDPAAPALRERLEDLHRRRRERVTRICARLAELGVALEPQEVLREAGGKSVGRRHVARALVRKGAVGSLEEAFGRYLGADSPAYVPAHEMTPREARDLVHAHGGLAVLAHPGFLEDDALVERLLDEARFDGIEVFHRYDSATRHRTYLEMAHRRNLLVTGGSDFHGDRHPRNAALGEMTCPREHWKAFEKRLRAQ, encoded by the coding sequence GTGAAGATCGATCTGCATACCCATACGACCCGCTCGGACGGCAATACGCCGCCGCGCGAACTGGTGCGGCTGGCGCGCGAGGCGGGAATCGGCGTCCTGGCCGTGACCGACCATGATACGGCGGAGGCGATCGAGGAATGCCTGGACGAGGGCGCCCGCCGCGGCGTCCGCGTCCTTCCCGGGATCGAGCTGTCCAGCCGGTTCGAAGGAAAGGACGTCCATGTGCTCGGCTACGGGTTCGACCCGGCGGCGCCGGCTCTGCGGGAGCGGCTGGAGGATCTTCACCGCCGACGCCGGGAACGGGTGACCCGGATCTGCGCGCGGCTGGCCGAGCTGGGGGTGGCTCTGGAGCCTCAGGAGGTTCTCCGCGAAGCGGGCGGAAAATCGGTGGGCCGCCGCCACGTGGCCCGCGCGCTGGTCCGCAAAGGCGCGGTGGGTTCCCTGGAGGAGGCGTTCGGGCGCTACCTCGGAGCCGATTCCCCGGCTTACGTTCCCGCCCACGAAATGACCCCCCGGGAGGCGCGCGACCTCGTCCACGCCCACGGGGGGCTGGCCGTCCTGGCCCACCCCGGGTTCCTCGAGGACGACGCCCTGGTCGAGCGCCTCCTGGACGAGGCGCGGTTCGACGGGATCGAGGTCTTTCATCGCTATGATTCCGCCACGCGGCACCGGACCTACCTGGAGATGGCCCATCGGCGCAATCTTCTGGTGACCGGCGGCTCCGACTTCCACGGGGACCGGCATCCGCGCAACGCCGCGCTGGGGGAGATGACCTGTCCCCGCGAGCACTGGAAAGCCTTTGAAAAGCGGCTCCGGGCGCAGTAG
- a CDS encoding serine/threonine-protein kinase: protein MTLDQDNDPLVGSKIGSFRVEKRLAAGGMGVVYRARHVSQDQEVAIKLLAPSLAQDQEYVTRFFREAGAAGQIDHPNVVRVIDVGRHEDKYYLVMEYVEGETLDRILDRERRLSLERATRLIRDVAAGLAAAHRAGIIHRDVKPGNIIVSRDGKPHLTDFGLARHTETRKGLTIEGTFLGTPEYASPEQVEGRRLDHRTDLYSLGVTYFQLLSGTLPFLGESPMEIAIKRTKEEPRPLEHAFPAADPRACAIVRKLLQMEPSQRYASATDLIRDLDAILFGQKPEVAQKPATTRATKTPSITVAAKRRLRALTHWGLLSLGILSAFLSGGLAARGGTFLETWPARDGDLGLRILLLVCALLAGGGAAFIYRREFASTGRMASLASLVALMLLGSLAAGTLIDRDSGQGAVATLGHTLAALGTSIGAPANRLAFGLLFLFAAAVVSFEHLPGASRVLLSRVLMVVGYLLIYSFGTPQGLDGPFRQFMIHAELSVPLATATALACVFGTWLLTGWNFEGGWKVFGAALALAGAAGLFAFGALVAQPLRPEGWLALLGERFDDFGRAFAKQGTALAVVLAVGVIEQSVVGAGMRRMDRFYRKKF from the coding sequence ATGACCCTCGACCAGGACAACGACCCACTTGTCGGGAGCAAGATCGGATCGTTCCGCGTGGAGAAACGCCTGGCCGCCGGCGGCATGGGCGTCGTTTATCGGGCCCGGCACGTCTCCCAGGATCAGGAAGTGGCCATCAAGCTTCTGGCCCCTTCGCTCGCCCAGGATCAAGAGTACGTCACCCGCTTCTTTCGGGAGGCCGGCGCCGCCGGCCAGATCGACCATCCCAACGTCGTGCGCGTCATCGACGTGGGGCGCCACGAGGACAAATACTACCTCGTCATGGAGTACGTCGAGGGGGAGACCCTCGATCGGATCCTGGACCGGGAGCGCCGCCTGTCCCTCGAACGCGCGACCCGGCTCATCCGGGATGTGGCCGCGGGCCTGGCCGCGGCCCATCGGGCCGGAATCATCCACCGGGACGTCAAGCCCGGCAACATCATCGTCTCCCGGGACGGGAAACCCCATCTCACCGACTTCGGCCTGGCCCGCCATACGGAGACGCGCAAGGGGCTGACGATCGAGGGGACGTTCCTGGGCACGCCGGAATACGCTTCTCCCGAGCAGGTCGAGGGTCGCCGCCTGGACCACCGGACGGACCTCTACTCCCTGGGCGTGACCTACTTCCAGCTTCTCTCCGGCACGCTCCCCTTCCTGGGGGAATCCCCCATGGAGATCGCCATCAAGCGCACCAAGGAGGAGCCGCGGCCCCTGGAGCACGCCTTCCCGGCGGCCGACCCGCGCGCCTGCGCGATCGTGCGCAAGCTTCTCCAGATGGAACCGTCCCAGCGGTACGCGAGCGCCACGGACCTCATCCGCGACCTCGACGCGATTCTCTTCGGCCAGAAACCCGAAGTCGCCCAGAAACCCGCGACCACGCGCGCCACGAAAACCCCTTCGATCACCGTGGCCGCCAAGCGCCGTCTCCGCGCCCTGACCCATTGGGGGCTCCTGTCCCTGGGAATCCTGTCGGCCTTCCTTTCCGGCGGCCTGGCCGCGCGGGGCGGCACGTTCCTGGAAACCTGGCCGGCCCGGGACGGCGACCTCGGACTGCGCATCCTTCTTCTCGTCTGCGCCCTCCTGGCCGGAGGCGGCGCGGCGTTCATCTACCGGCGCGAGTTCGCTTCGACGGGACGCATGGCCTCGCTGGCTTCGCTGGTCGCCCTGATGCTCCTGGGATCCCTGGCCGCCGGGACCCTGATCGACCGCGATTCGGGGCAGGGCGCCGTGGCGACGCTCGGCCACACGCTGGCCGCTCTCGGAACGTCGATCGGGGCGCCCGCCAACCGCCTCGCCTTCGGGCTGCTTTTCCTTTTCGCCGCCGCCGTCGTCTCGTTCGAGCACCTGCCGGGAGCGTCCCGCGTGCTGCTCTCCCGGGTGCTCATGGTCGTGGGATACCTCCTCATCTACTCCTTCGGGACGCCCCAAGGACTGGACGGCCCCTTCCGCCAGTTCATGATCCACGCGGAATTGTCGGTGCCCCTGGCCACGGCCACGGCGCTGGCCTGCGTTTTCGGGACGTGGCTCCTGACGGGCTGGAATTTCGAGGGCGGATGGAAGGTCTTCGGCGCCGCCCTGGCCCTGGCCGGGGCGGCGGGACTTTTCGCCTTCGGAGCGCTGGTGGCCCAGCCGCTGCGTCCGGAAGGATGGCTCGCCCTCCTCGGGGAACGGTTCGATGACTTCGGGCGCGCTTTCGCCAAGCAGGGGACGGCGCTCGCCGTCGTCCTGGCCGTGGGTGTGATCGAACAATCCGTCGTGGGCGCCGGAATGCGCCGCATGGACCGGTTCTACCGCAAGAAGTTCTGA